The Halomicronema hongdechloris C2206 genome includes a window with the following:
- a CDS encoding CHAT domain-containing protein has translation MISLLLTLALTLERIPPAAAAIVRTDAIDMAQASQRQRADQLFHQGHAAFDRHDYSQALDHWQLALDLYQALGATTQIAATLNALAATAIAMGDYPDAIASAQQGLPLAASRSDAMLQAQLLGNLGIAYQSLGRLADAVTTYRQTLALMREHDHRVGQAQTLSLLGNTYEAMGDYEAAWQAQAAGLSQLESLHHPGLEAMIRLNLSGLATLQQRYGVALAYAQDSIALSREAGDLATSAHGFNNLGVIYHRLGDWQRAQSFYRQGLDLARQTQDVKLQAEVLTNLGVMAEDQQALGQALDYHRRSVAIARSLAAPRLLAASLNNLAHAQLAQGATTTAEQSLREAIQHLTALRQGLEDTANIAVFNTQIYTYTLLMQVLVAQGRYGAALEASEQGRARALMDLLAPQAQASIDLETIQQTARDLNATLVEYALVPADNFIFQGHQRAPATHLYIWVVSPQGNITFHQQGLDTATLSLPTTVEQGRAAMGARGRNRSIQIVPTSSEASNVYLQELHQVLIAPIRAHLPSDPEQRVVFIPQEVLFYVPFAALQDSDGQYLIEHHTLLTAPAIHLLAATPTQPTDAQAATVVAGNPVMPTMPETSESPAQPLPPLPGAEQEAMAVAELLKTRPWLGVQATETALVPAMLDASIIHLATHGLLDYVERTSTGIPLPGAIALAPSETEDGLLTARELASLPLQADLVVLSACDTGLGEVTGDGIVGLSRSLIVAGARSAVVSLWAVPDTPTAQLMIHFYTTWLQGFDKAQALRRAMLKTMADYPHPRDWAAFTLVGAPD, from the coding sequence ATGATCTCTCTGCTACTGACGCTGGCATTGACTTTAGAGAGGATCCCCCCGGCAGCAGCAGCCATCGTCAGGACTGACGCCATTGACATGGCCCAGGCCTCTCAGCGGCAACGGGCCGATCAGCTGTTTCACCAGGGGCATGCCGCCTTCGATCGCCACGATTATTCCCAAGCCCTTGACCACTGGCAGCTGGCCCTGGATCTCTACCAAGCCTTAGGCGCCACCACTCAGATAGCGGCGACGTTGAATGCCCTAGCGGCGACAGCCATTGCCATGGGGGATTATCCCGATGCGATCGCATCGGCCCAGCAGGGGCTCCCCCTAGCCGCCTCCCGATCTGATGCCATGCTCCAGGCCCAGTTACTAGGCAATCTGGGCATCGCCTACCAATCCCTGGGCCGGTTAGCAGACGCAGTCACCACCTATCGTCAGACCCTGGCTCTGATGCGGGAGCATGATCATCGGGTGGGCCAGGCCCAGACCCTGAGTCTGTTGGGCAATACCTACGAAGCCATGGGGGACTACGAAGCGGCTTGGCAGGCCCAAGCGGCCGGACTCAGTCAGTTGGAGTCTCTTCATCACCCCGGCCTAGAGGCCATGATCCGACTCAACCTCAGTGGTTTGGCCACCCTACAGCAGCGCTATGGAGTCGCCCTTGCCTATGCCCAAGACAGCATTGCCCTCAGTCGCGAAGCTGGGGATTTGGCCACTAGCGCCCATGGTTTCAACAATCTGGGCGTCATTTATCATCGTCTGGGCGACTGGCAACGGGCCCAGAGCTTCTACCGGCAGGGTCTAGATCTGGCCCGGCAAACCCAGGACGTCAAGCTCCAGGCAGAAGTCCTCACCAATCTGGGGGTCATGGCCGAAGACCAGCAGGCCCTAGGCCAAGCCCTGGACTACCATCGCCGCAGCGTTGCGATCGCACGCTCTTTAGCAGCGCCGAGACTATTGGCAGCTTCCCTCAACAACCTAGCCCACGCACAACTTGCCCAAGGAGCCACCACCACAGCAGAACAATCTCTCAGGGAAGCCATCCAGCATCTCACCGCGCTGCGCCAAGGGTTAGAAGACACAGCCAACATTGCCGTTTTCAACACCCAGATCTATACCTATACCCTGCTGATGCAGGTTCTGGTGGCCCAGGGACGCTACGGAGCCGCCCTGGAGGCATCAGAGCAAGGACGAGCCAGGGCTTTGATGGATCTACTGGCTCCACAGGCCCAGGCCTCAATCGACTTAGAAACCATCCAACAGACAGCCCGTGACCTAAATGCCACCCTGGTGGAATATGCTCTGGTGCCCGCAGACAACTTTATCTTCCAAGGGCATCAGCGGGCTCCGGCAACCCACCTGTATATCTGGGTCGTCTCTCCCCAGGGAAATATCACCTTTCACCAGCAAGGACTCGATACCGCGACACTATCCCTCCCCACCACAGTCGAGCAGGGACGGGCAGCCATGGGAGCACGAGGTCGTAATCGTAGTATCCAGATAGTACCGACTTCGTCAGAGGCCTCTAATGTTTACCTGCAGGAACTCCATCAGGTACTCATCGCACCTATCCGAGCCCATTTACCCTCAGATCCAGAGCAACGGGTCGTGTTCATTCCCCAAGAAGTCCTGTTCTACGTGCCCTTCGCTGCCCTACAAGATAGCGATGGTCAGTACCTGATCGAACACCACACTCTGCTGACCGCCCCAGCCATTCACCTGTTGGCAGCCACCCCAACCCAGCCCACAGACGCCCAGGCTGCCACCGTTGTCGCCGGGAACCCAGTCATGCCCACCATGCCAGAGACGTCGGAGAGTCCTGCTCAGCCCCTGCCGCCGCTGCCAGGCGCAGAACAGGAAGCGATGGCCGTGGCTGAGCTCCTAAAGACTCGCCCTTGGTTAGGCGTCCAGGCTACCGAAACAGCCCTGGTCCCAGCCATGCTAGACGCCTCGATTATTCATTTAGCTACCCATGGCCTCCTAGACTACGTAGAACGCACCAGCACCGGCATTCCCCTACCGGGAGCCATTGCTTTAGCGCCATCCGAAACAGAAGATGGCCTCCTCACGGCTAGGGAACTTGCCAGCTTACCGCTGCAGGCTGACTTAGTTGTTCTGAGTGCCTGTGATACCGGGCTAGGGGAAGTAACTGGAGACGGGATAGTCGGATTATCGCGTTCCCTGATAGTCGCTGGCGCCCGCAGTGCAGTCGTCTCCCTCTGGGCTGTACCTGACACACCAACAGCTCAACTGATGATTCACTTCTATACCACTTGGCTCCAAGGGTTTGATAAGGCACAAGCACTACGACGGGCCATGCTAAAGACTATGGCAGACTATCCCCACCCGCGAGACTGGGCGGCCTTTACCCTGGTGGGAGCTCCCGATTAA
- a CDS encoding filamentous hemagglutinin N-terminal domain-containing protein — protein MSSSSPALITAIGFSHLWLAAMILPAAAQSIQPETGGKTDVSQTGNQITIEGGYTSADGRNLFHSFEQFGLSADQIATFLSQPGIDTILGRVMGGQASYIDGLLRVRGSNANLWLMNPAGILFGPNAQLDLTGAFTATTATGIGFSSGWLQAFGSNDYGALGGEPTGFAFALDNPGAIINQADLTVAPRQSIALVGGTVIQTGSLTAAEGDITVMAVPGQHRVQIHHSAMVLSLEIDTLPAGMAAVPQPFTPLSLPQLLTGGTPSPVSEITVLPDDAVRLSGADPVPVSPGTTLISGSLDVSGSEGGRLTALGTRVGLLGAELTANGDGRGGIIHIGGARQGQSTLPSAQATYIDAATTLQANATGGDGGQVIVWADDQTTFLGEISATGNPISGRGGFVEVSGKIALTFAGTVDLQAAPGALGTLLLDPRDITIAATASNPDPAVNTALPQILASDSFSPNDITINADALAAITAEVLLAATRDITLVDGLSLTFATTGNPASPGGDIRLQAGRHFTMDTNQFIRAPGRAVTIEAAGAVTLGDIRTYGPSDGDLDGSISIIGTTIQAGDLNALRQTPPDIDGLGDGNLSRVYLESTVGDIVVDTVLAGSGGIGINAARRFQAQDTFTMVAGFAGTNFTANTTSLAAVSPAGDVTIQRGVPIDPNNTQAGIAIAVELLNPLSTEEFIVGPNTGPGIVLPSQSSGTAGGILRVRPDRTIVTSFQNQAFLFDPTLDITATDNLSEQGPETASETASETATRGDGDRQPPEDVCITIDNQDQEPPDEIPCPNAGPDPESTPAE, from the coding sequence ATGTCCTCGTCTTCTCCAGCTTTGATAACGGCTATCGGCTTCAGCCACCTATGGCTGGCTGCGATGATTTTACCAGCGGCGGCTCAATCCATTCAGCCGGAGACGGGTGGGAAAACCGACGTCAGTCAAACAGGTAACCAAATCACCATCGAGGGCGGTTATACCTCCGCCGATGGCCGCAATCTGTTCCATAGCTTCGAGCAATTCGGCCTCAGTGCCGATCAGATCGCCACCTTCCTTAGTCAGCCAGGTATCGACACCATCCTGGGCCGGGTCATGGGGGGCCAAGCCTCGTACATAGACGGCCTGCTCCGGGTCAGGGGCAGTAATGCCAACCTGTGGCTGATGAACCCAGCCGGCATCCTCTTCGGCCCTAATGCCCAGTTGGACTTGACTGGAGCCTTCACGGCCACGACCGCCACTGGCATTGGCTTTAGTAGTGGATGGTTGCAGGCGTTTGGCAGTAATGATTATGGTGCCCTAGGGGGTGAGCCCACCGGCTTCGCCTTTGCCTTGGATAATCCAGGGGCAATTATCAACCAGGCAGACTTAACGGTGGCCCCTAGGCAGAGCATTGCCCTAGTGGGTGGCACCGTGATTCAAACAGGGTCCCTCACCGCCGCCGAGGGGGATATCACTGTCATGGCCGTACCGGGTCAGCATCGGGTTCAGATTCACCATAGCGCTATGGTGCTGTCCTTGGAAATCGACACCCTACCGGCAGGCATGGCTGCAGTACCACAGCCATTTACCCCGTTATCGTTGCCCCAACTCCTGACAGGCGGAACGCCATCGCCCGTCAGCGAGATCACGGTGCTGCCTGACGATGCCGTTAGGTTATCGGGCGCTGATCCGGTGCCGGTGTCCCCCGGGACAACTCTGATCAGCGGCAGCCTAGATGTTTCTGGATCCGAGGGAGGACGGTTAACGGCCTTGGGCACACGCGTCGGCTTGCTGGGGGCTGAGCTGACAGCCAATGGTGATGGTCGTGGCGGCATCATTCACATCGGCGGCGCTCGACAAGGACAATCGACTTTGCCCTCGGCCCAAGCCACCTACATTGACGCCGCCACCACCCTGCAGGCCAATGCCACCGGCGGCGATGGTGGGCAGGTGATTGTCTGGGCCGATGACCAGACTACCTTCCTGGGAGAGATCTCAGCCACCGGCAACCCCATCTCCGGCCGAGGGGGCTTCGTGGAGGTGTCTGGCAAAATCGCCCTCACCTTTGCTGGAACTGTGGATTTACAGGCTGCCCCAGGCGCCTTAGGCACCCTCTTACTGGACCCAAGAGACATTACTATCGCTGCTACCGCCAGTAATCCCGACCCGGCGGTCAACACTGCCCTACCGCAGATCTTGGCCAGCGATAGCTTTAGCCCCAATGACATCACGATTAATGCCGATGCCTTAGCAGCCATCACGGCGGAGGTGCTGTTGGCCGCCACCCGCGACATCACCCTAGTCGATGGCCTCTCCCTCACCTTCGCCACCACAGGCAATCCGGCCAGTCCTGGGGGTGATATTCGCTTGCAAGCAGGTAGACATTTCACCATGGATACCAACCAGTTCATTCGCGCCCCAGGGCGAGCGGTTACGATTGAGGCGGCAGGGGCTGTCACCCTCGGCGATATTCGCACCTATGGACCATCGGATGGGGATCTCGACGGTAGCATTTCCATCATTGGTACGACTATTCAAGCTGGCGATTTGAATGCCCTGCGACAAACTCCTCCAGACATCGATGGGTTGGGGGATGGCAACCTGAGTCGCGTGTACTTAGAGTCAACAGTTGGCGACATCGTTGTCGACACGGTGCTGGCCGGCAGCGGTGGCATCGGGATCAATGCTGCCAGGCGATTTCAAGCCCAGGATACCTTCACCATGGTGGCTGGATTTGCCGGCACCAATTTCACAGCCAACACCACCAGTCTGGCGGCCGTCTCTCCCGCAGGGGACGTGACGATTCAGCGGGGGGTGCCCATCGATCCGAATAACACCCAGGCGGGCATTGCGATCGCAGTTGAGCTGTTGAATCCCCTATCCACTGAGGAGTTCATCGTCGGTCCCAATACCGGGCCGGGGATTGTTCTGCCCAGCCAGAGCAGCGGCACGGCCGGGGGCATTTTGCGGGTGCGCCCAGACCGCACTATCGTCACCTCGTTTCAAAATCAAGCCTTTCTCTTTGACCCAACTCTGGATATCACCGCCACCGACAACCTGTCGGAGCAAGGCCCAGAGACCGCTTCAGAGACCGCTTCAGAGACCGCTACTCGTGGCGACGGGGACAGGCAGCCGCCAGAGGATGTCTGCATCACCATAGACAATCAGGACCAGGAGCCCCCCGACGAGATCCCCTGCCCAAATGCAGGGCCCGACCCGGAATCAACCCCTGCTGAATGA
- the fusA gene encoding elongation factor G, with product MKKDITLYRNIGIFAHVDAGKTTTTERILKLTGKIHKIGEVHEGAATTDFMEQEQERGITIQSAATSCFWKNHQLNIIDTPGHVDFTIEVYRSLKVLDGGIGVFCGSGGVEPQSETNWRYANDSKVARIIYVNKLDRVGADFFRVVKQVEDVLAAKPLVMVLPIGFESNFQGVVDLLTRKAWIWDESGDPMNYEIQDVPADMVDQVEEYREALVELAVEQDDALMEKYLEGEEISLEELKRCIRKGTIELKFFPTYCGSSFKNKGVQLVLDAVVDYLPNPMEVKPQPEMDLEGNETGRLAYVDPEKPLRALAFKIMDDRFGALTFTRIYSGQLNKGDTVLDTATGKTERISRLVEMHANSREEVEWAQAGDIVAVIGMKNVQTGHTLCDPKDPATLEPMIFPEPVISVAVAAKKKADTEKMGLAIGKMVQEDPSFYVETDEESGETILKGMGELHLDVKVDILKRTYGVEVEVGKPQVAYRETITKVLQDSYTHKKQTGGSGQFGKIDYTIEPGDPGSGFQFESKVTGGNVPREFWPAVQKGFETSIEKGPLAGYPVVDLKVTLSDGAYHPVDSSAIAFEIAAKAAYRQSMPKAKPQLLEPVMAVDVFTPDDYMGDVIGDLNRRRGMIKSQEPGPTGVRIKADAPLSEMFGYIGDLRTMTSGRGQFSMSFSHYAPCPNNVAEEVIKEAKERQAVAAS from the coding sequence ATGAAGAAAGACATCACGCTCTATCGCAATATCGGCATTTTTGCTCACGTAGACGCGGGCAAGACCACCACCACCGAACGAATCTTGAAGCTTACCGGTAAGATCCATAAGATCGGTGAGGTTCATGAGGGGGCTGCAACCACTGACTTTATGGAGCAAGAACAGGAGCGTGGCATTACGATTCAGTCTGCTGCGACTTCTTGCTTCTGGAAAAACCACCAGCTTAACATCATCGATACCCCAGGTCACGTTGATTTCACCATTGAGGTGTACCGGTCCCTGAAGGTTCTAGATGGTGGTATTGGTGTTTTTTGTGGCTCCGGTGGCGTGGAACCTCAATCTGAAACAAACTGGCGCTACGCCAACGATTCCAAAGTTGCTCGTATCATCTACGTCAACAAGTTAGATCGAGTTGGGGCTGATTTTTTCCGCGTGGTGAAGCAGGTAGAAGATGTCCTAGCTGCTAAGCCCCTAGTCATGGTGCTACCCATTGGCTTTGAGAGTAACTTCCAGGGCGTGGTTGACCTCCTGACTCGCAAAGCCTGGATCTGGGATGAGTCTGGCGACCCCATGAACTACGAGATCCAGGATGTACCCGCCGATATGGTAGATCAGGTGGAAGAATACCGCGAGGCCCTGGTAGAGCTGGCGGTGGAGCAGGATGATGCGCTGATGGAGAAGTATCTAGAAGGGGAAGAGATTTCTCTGGAAGAGCTGAAGCGCTGTATTCGCAAGGGCACGATTGAGTTGAAGTTTTTCCCCACTTACTGTGGATCCTCTTTTAAGAACAAAGGGGTGCAGTTGGTGCTAGACGCTGTGGTCGACTACCTGCCTAATCCCATGGAGGTGAAGCCCCAACCAGAGATGGATTTGGAAGGTAACGAAACGGGTCGCCTTGCCTACGTCGATCCAGAAAAGCCCCTACGAGCACTGGCCTTTAAGATCATGGACGACCGATTCGGGGCACTTACCTTTACCCGGATTTACTCGGGACAGTTAAACAAGGGAGATACAGTCCTCGATACGGCTACCGGTAAAACCGAACGCATTAGCCGTTTGGTAGAGATGCACGCCAACTCCCGGGAGGAGGTGGAATGGGCCCAAGCCGGTGATATTGTCGCCGTGATCGGGATGAAAAACGTACAGACGGGGCATACCCTCTGTGATCCCAAGGATCCAGCTACCCTTGAACCCATGATCTTTCCGGAACCGGTGATTTCTGTGGCTGTAGCGGCCAAGAAGAAAGCTGACACTGAGAAGATGGGGTTAGCCATCGGTAAGATGGTCCAGGAAGATCCGTCCTTCTACGTCGAAACCGACGAAGAGAGCGGGGAAACCATTCTGAAGGGAATGGGTGAACTGCACCTAGACGTTAAGGTGGATATTCTCAAGCGTACCTATGGGGTTGAGGTCGAAGTCGGCAAGCCTCAGGTAGCCTACCGCGAGACCATTACCAAGGTGCTGCAAGACAGCTACACCCACAAGAAGCAGACAGGTGGCTCTGGCCAGTTTGGTAAGATTGACTACACCATCGAGCCGGGCGATCCTGGCAGCGGCTTCCAGTTTGAGTCTAAGGTGACTGGTGGCAATGTCCCCCGAGAATTCTGGCCAGCGGTACAGAAAGGGTTTGAAACTAGCATCGAAAAAGGCCCGTTGGCTGGCTACCCGGTGGTGGATCTCAAGGTAACCCTGAGTGATGGTGCCTACCACCCGGTGGACTCTTCTGCTATTGCCTTCGAGATTGCTGCCAAAGCGGCCTATCGGCAGTCGATGCCTAAGGCTAAGCCCCAACTACTTGAGCCGGTGATGGCCGTTGACGTCTTTACCCCTGATGACTATATGGGAGATGTGATCGGTGACCTCAACCGCCGCCGCGGCATGATTAAGTCCCAGGAGCCAGGACCTACTGGAGTGCGAATCAAGGCAGATGCTCCCTTGAGTGAAATGTTTGGCTACATTGGTGACCTACGGACTATGACGTCAGGCCGGGGCCAGTTTTCCATGTCGTTTTCGCACTATGCTCCTTGTCCGAATAATGTTGCTGAAGAAGTGATTAAGGAGGCAAAGGAACGTCAAGCGGTGGCGGCTTCCTAG
- a CDS encoding DUF6464 family protein: protein MPTDVMLNHPCTPLGRVYLDWIPQPGADLDMAGQTYRILERHHRYRLKSGRYQLAQMILYVQPCPTPAARHCHNGQWMIGDVTCAYNARSELLRCAVNPEGPCQGCGDYQSRSREGKAGTEG from the coding sequence TTGCCTACCGACGTTATGCTCAACCATCCCTGTACACCCTTGGGCCGGGTGTATCTAGATTGGATTCCTCAACCGGGTGCTGATCTAGATATGGCTGGGCAAACCTATCGGATTTTGGAGCGGCATCATCGTTACCGACTGAAGTCGGGGCGTTATCAGTTGGCTCAGATGATCCTGTATGTGCAGCCTTGTCCCACTCCTGCAGCCAGGCACTGTCACAACGGGCAATGGATGATTGGCGACGTTACCTGCGCCTATAATGCCCGTTCTGAGCTGCTACGCTGTGCGGTCAATCCTGAGGGGCCTTGTCAGGGTTGTGGTGACTATCAGTCTCGATCTAGGGAGGGAAAGGCAGGAACGGAGGGCTAA
- the groES gene encoding co-chaperone GroES: MAAIALSVANMKPLGDRVLVKVSESEEKTAGGILLPDTAKEKPQVGEVTAVGPGKRSDDGSRQAMEVKVGDKVLYSKYAGTDVKIGNDDFVLLSEKDILATLS, translated from the coding sequence ATGGCTGCAATTGCTCTAAGCGTAGCTAACATGAAGCCCCTGGGCGACCGCGTGTTGGTTAAGGTCAGCGAATCGGAGGAGAAGACGGCTGGCGGTATTTTGCTGCCAGATACAGCCAAGGAGAAGCCTCAAGTTGGTGAGGTCACGGCTGTAGGCCCTGGCAAGCGCAGTGACGATGGCAGCCGCCAAGCGATGGAAGTCAAAGTCGGTGACAAGGTGCTCTACTCCAAGTATGCCGGCACTGACGTCAAGATCGGCAATGATGACTTCGTCTTGCTGTCTGAGAAAGACATTCTAGCTACCTTGTCCTAA